A section of the Clostridium felsineum DSM 794 genome encodes:
- the fdhD gene encoding formate dehydrogenase accessory sulfurtransferase FdhD: MNKTQTCKVYKIEDRRESQIDELLVREYPLTIFLNKKKLATLLCSPENLKSLAIGFLRTEGLIKSIDDISSIDLNEEKGMAYVSTQNGVSEERFFSKKIDLENIKSNNTTGIQNFLKSLNCNPVESNTTISVSKIFEFMKKDLDYSEVFKKTGGVHCVALCSNKDMLIVYEDVARHNALDKVIGEAIVKKLYLKDKIVILSGRVSLEMILKAAKLEIPIIISKSAPTSLSVALANQLNITLVGFVRGNKMNIYANNFRIENN, translated from the coding sequence ATGAATAAAACACAAACATGTAAAGTTTATAAAATAGAAGATAGAAGAGAATCCCAAATAGATGAGCTTTTAGTTCGTGAATATCCATTGACCATATTTTTGAATAAGAAAAAACTTGCAACCCTTCTTTGCAGCCCCGAAAACTTAAAATCATTAGCTATAGGTTTTTTAAGAACAGAAGGTTTAATAAAAAGTATTGATGATATCAGTTCTATAGATTTAAACGAAGAAAAAGGCATGGCTTATGTATCTACACAAAATGGAGTTAGCGAAGAAAGGTTCTTTTCTAAAAAAATAGATTTAGAAAATATAAAATCCAACAATACAACAGGAATTCAAAATTTTTTAAAGTCATTAAACTGTAACCCTGTAGAAAGTAATACTACTATTTCCGTTTCTAAAATCTTCGAGTTTATGAAGAAAGATCTTGATTATTCAGAAGTATTTAAAAAAACTGGAGGAGTTCATTGCGTTGCTCTTTGTAGTAATAAAGATATGCTTATAGTATATGAGGACGTAGCAAGACATAATGCCCTTGATAAAGTAATTGGTGAAGCTATTGTTAAAAAACTTTATTTAAAAGATAAAATAGTAATATTAAGCGGACGAGTCTCCCTTGAAATGATATTAAAGGCAGCAAAGCTTGAAATTCCAATAATAATCTCAAAGTCTGCACCCACAAGTCTTTCTGTGGCATTAGCTAATCAGCTTAATATAACTTTAGTGGGCTTTGTACGTGGAAATAAAATGAATATATATGCTAATAATTTTAGAATTGAAAATAATTAG
- the mobB gene encoding molybdopterin-guanine dinucleotide biosynthesis protein B: MESIYFKKGTVPIVSIIAKQSNTGKTTLIEGIIKVLKTRNYSIGVLKHDAHKFEIDKEGKDSYRFSKAGADVTIVSSKDKLALIENLKEEKELKDIISMFGYQDLIIIEGYKNNDYPKIEVYRKEVNSELIYSTAKNKNSFVAIATNEALDINLIQLDINDIEKIAGFIEEKFIKERSFQNE; this comes from the coding sequence ATGGAAAGTATTTATTTTAAAAAAGGAACTGTCCCTATAGTTTCAATAATCGCTAAGCAATCAAATACAGGTAAAACAACTCTTATAGAAGGTATTATTAAAGTTCTAAAAACTAGAAATTATAGTATTGGTGTTCTAAAACATGATGCTCATAAATTTGAAATTGATAAAGAAGGAAAAGATAGCTATAGATTTTCAAAAGCAGGTGCAGATGTAACAATAGTGTCTTCAAAGGACAAATTAGCACTAATTGAAAACTTAAAAGAAGAAAAAGAACTTAAAGATATTATTTCAATGTTTGGCTACCAAGATTTAATAATAATAGAAGGCTATAAAAATAATGATTATCCTAAAATAGAAGTCTATAGAAAAGAAGTAAATTCCGAATTAATTTATAGTACTGCAAAAAATAAGAACTCATTTGTAGCAATCGCTACAAATGAGGCTCTAGATATTAATTTAATTCAGTTAGATATAAACGACATAGAAAAAATAGCAGGCTTTATAGAAGAAAAATTTATAAAAGAGAGAAGTTTTCAAAATGAATAA